The window AAAACAAATATAAAACAATCAATTAAAAACAAAAACAAACTGGCATAAGACCTGCAATTCCCCGTCAGGAAATATTACTTCTCTACGACGAGGTTATTATGACTGACGTATCAAAACCAATAATTAAGAAGAGCAAGCTACCCGCTTATCTGGGTCTCTACATCGCGATTATCGCCGCAATCGCCATCACGCTACTTCCATTAGGAGACGATATTCCCAAAGCTGGCCAAAATATGATCGCGATTCTGGTGTTTGCGATCATCGTCTGGATCAGCGAAGCGATGGACTACACTTCCAGCGCCATTGTCATTTCCGCGCTGATCATTTTTATGATTGGCTTCTCGCCGGATATCCACCAGCCAGAAACGATGACTGGCACGGTCAATGCATTGAAAATGACCCTGTCTGGCTTCTCGAACTCTGCACTGGCATTGGTAGCAGCAGCGATGTTTATCGCCGCCGCAATGACCATCACCGGGCTGGACAAACGCATCGCGCTGTTCACGATGTCTCGCATCGGCGCCAGCAGTAGCAGTATTCTGATCGGCGCGATCGTCGTGACTATCGTGCTGAGTCTGGTTGTCCCCAGCGCGACAGCCCGTACCGCCTGCGTTGTCCCGATCATGATGGGCGTGATCGCTGCCTTCAATGTTGATAAACACTCCCGGCTGGCGGCGTCTATGATGATCGTTGTCGCACAAGCCACTAGCATCTGGAATGTTGGTATTCAAACATCAGCCGCGCAAAATTTACTCTCGATTGGCTTTATCAACAAAACATTCGGCGCTGAATATACGATCAGCTGGCTCGATTGGTTGTTGGCGGGTGCGCCCTGGAGCCTCACCATGTCTGTAGTGCTATTTTTTCTGGTGAGAAAGATGATGCCACCGGAAACTGAAGCGATAGAAGGTGGTACAGATGCGATAAAAAAATCACTGGCTGAACTTGGCCCGGCAAAAAGTGCGGAAAAACGTCTAATCGCCATTTCGGTTCTGTTGCTTTTGTTTTGGGCGACGGAAGGCAAGTTGCACAATATCGATACGACTTCTGTGACCCTGGCTGGGCTGGCAATCATGCTGATGCCGGGAATCGGCGTGATGAACTGGAAGGATGTAGAAAAGCGTGTGCAATGGGGCACGTTGCTCATGTTCGGTATTGGAATTAGCCTCGGCTCTGCCTTGTTGGATACACAAGCGGCATCCTGGCTGGCGAATTATGTCGTCAAAGGGTTTAACCTGCACGCATTACCCCCCATCGGTATTTTGGCGGTACTGACCGCGTTCCTCATTATTATTCATCTGGGATTTGCCAGCGCCACCGCATTGACCGCTGCGCTTCTACCTATTCTGATCAGTTTGCTGATTAGCCTGCCGCCAGAACTTGGCGTCAACCCAGTCGGGATGACCGTCATTCTAGCTTTCAGTGTCAGCTTTGGTTTTATCCTGCCAATCAACGCGCCACAAAATATGGTCTGTCTGGGAACGGACACATTCAGCCCGCGCCAGTTCACACGTATCGGTATTAGCTTGACCATCATTGGTTACCTGACGCTGCTATTGTTCGCGGCAACCTTATGGCCAATGCTGGGACTCATGTAACGGAGAAAAAATCATGTCAATCACGATCTCTTCCGAAAAATTACGCTGGTTAGTCACAGGGCTGTTTGAACTTAACGGCTGTGCCGCAGATATTGCGCAGGATATCGCCGAGCATATGATCGAAGCCGAACAAAACGGCTACGCCAGCCACGGGGTAGCACTGCTACCAAAGTATCTCGATAGTATCGCTAAAGGCGAGGTCAAACCGAATGCCCGTGCGGATATTACTGCCTCCACCCACGGTTTACTGCAAATAAATGGACAGGGCGGCTTCGGGCAACACATCGCTAAAACGGCAACAAAAGCGGCCATTAATAAAGCGAAACAAGATGGCTACTGCATTTTAACCCTTAGCCACTGTCACCATCTCGGTCGATTAGGGCATTACGGCCAGCTCGCCGCCGACAATGAACTTTGCATGTTGTCATTTAGTAACGTTACTGGCAGAAGTCCGACCGTCGCCCCCTGGGGTGGCGCGGAGGCTCGTCTGACCACCAACCCGTTCTGTTTCACCTGGCCCGTTCCCGGCGGAAAGCCTGCTGTTTTGGTTGACTTCGCCACGAGCAGTATGGCGCTAAATAAAGCCAGAATACTGGCAGAACAAGGGGAATATGTCGCAGCAGGGCAGTTAATTGACGCCAGTGGCTGCCCAACAAACGACCCGGGAGTACTGTTCACCACTCCAGCCGGTGCGCTGCTGCCGTTCGGTCAGCATAAAGGCTTTGGTCTGGCGTTGATGATCGAACTGATGGCGGGAATACTCTCTGGTGGAGAAACCATCGCAGAAGATCAGGCAGAATCAGGTTCGCCCCACAATAACTTTTTCGCCTTACTGCTCTCACCTGAGCATTTTTGCGATCAATCATCGCAAAAATGCGCGTATTTCATGGAATACCTTCTGGCAACTCAACCACAGTCAGGAAACTCAGAGGTGGTTTATCCTGGAATGCCAGAAGCCGCGTCACGTCAGCGGAATCAATCGCTGACCTTGTCATCTTCATTTTGGCAATGGCTAACGATGACTTACACCGCTAAAGGCATCAGCCTCGATGTACGTCATCAGACCGCCGATCTTATTTGTTAGGCAATTCGGTAAAACGGAAATCCTGCGGATTGATGTTGTGGCGATTGAGTTTGTCATAGAGTGTTTTGCGCGGCAGTATCAACTGCCGCGCAGTCAAACTCACCTGTCCCCCCGTCTGGCGCAACATGTCTTCAATAAGCTTCTTTTCAAACGCATCAATACTGGCAGTTAACCCCAGCGCCTCACGGCAGGTAATAGAAATTTCATCTGGTGTGTTTAATCCCAAAACAAAACGCTGCGCATAATGTTTCAGCTCCCTCACATTGCCGGGCCAACTCTGAGCTTGTAGCCAGGCAAGCAACATTGGGGAAATATCCGGCAATGGACGACGGTAAGTCTGTGCCGCCCGACTGGCAAACCAATAAAATAGTTCAGGGATGTCTTCACGTCGCTCGCGTAGCGGGGGGACACGAATCGCCACAACATTCAGACGGTAATAGAGATCAAGACGAAAATGCCCATCTTTACTCAGTGCCAGAAGATCATCTTTCGTTGCGGCAATCACTCGGCAATTAACCGGAATCAATTGATTCGCGCCAAGCCGTTCAAGAGTCCGCTCCTGCAATACC is drawn from Pectobacterium aroidearum and contains these coding sequences:
- a CDS encoding Ldh family oxidoreductase; the encoded protein is MSITISSEKLRWLVTGLFELNGCAADIAQDIAEHMIEAEQNGYASHGVALLPKYLDSIAKGEVKPNARADITASTHGLLQINGQGGFGQHIAKTATKAAINKAKQDGYCILTLSHCHHLGRLGHYGQLAADNELCMLSFSNVTGRSPTVAPWGGAEARLTTNPFCFTWPVPGGKPAVLVDFATSSMALNKARILAEQGEYVAAGQLIDASGCPTNDPGVLFTTPAGALLPFGQHKGFGLALMIELMAGILSGGETIAEDQAESGSPHNNFFALLLSPEHFCDQSSQKCAYFMEYLLATQPQSGNSEVVYPGMPEAASRQRNQSLTLSSSFWQWLTMTYTAKGISLDVRHQTADLIC
- a CDS encoding DASS family sodium-coupled anion symporter, with the protein product MTDVSKPIIKKSKLPAYLGLYIAIIAAIAITLLPLGDDIPKAGQNMIAILVFAIIVWISEAMDYTSSAIVISALIIFMIGFSPDIHQPETMTGTVNALKMTLSGFSNSALALVAAAMFIAAAMTITGLDKRIALFTMSRIGASSSSILIGAIVVTIVLSLVVPSATARTACVVPIMMGVIAAFNVDKHSRLAASMMIVVAQATSIWNVGIQTSAAQNLLSIGFINKTFGAEYTISWLDWLLAGAPWSLTMSVVLFFLVRKMMPPETEAIEGGTDAIKKSLAELGPAKSAEKRLIAISVLLLLFWATEGKLHNIDTTSVTLAGLAIMLMPGIGVMNWKDVEKRVQWGTLLMFGIGISLGSALLDTQAASWLANYVVKGFNLHALPPIGILAVLTAFLIIIHLGFASATALTAALLPILISLLISLPPELGVNPVGMTVILAFSVSFGFILPINAPQNMVCLGTDTFSPRQFTRIGISLTIIGYLTLLLFAATLWPMLGLM